DNA sequence from the Halichoerus grypus chromosome 8, mHalGry1.hap1.1, whole genome shotgun sequence genome:
aaaaggatgataccGTTTAGGttaagaaaaaacacacacacacacagcaagagcAAAAACTATGTACTTgggcacataataggtactcaatatcTGTTGACTCTGTATGGATACATATAAACAGATCTGAAGATACACAATCCAGAGTGTTTGGAGACGTTACCTCTGGGAAGAGGTATGTGACCTAAGGtgtgtttttattctatttacttatatattttaattttttgcacaTGTTACTTTGTATactttttttaacaattaaaaaatgaagaaaaatttaccatttaaggATAGACACCTCCTTCCCTAATGGATCCACTGCCTTGTTATACCCTAAAGTGCATGCCCAGCGATATAAGACATATTCTGACTCTACAGAATGACTGCTTCCctaataatcaagaaaaaaggcATTGATCAAACCTATTTGCTTGTGGCCATTTCCATATAATctaataagcattttaaatagaattttttctatggaaattttcaaacatacaaaaatagaattatacCTATCTCCCAGCCTCAGTAGTTATCAACATATGGCCAATCTTGTATCATCTATTGCCCCCACACCCACCTCACTGGATTATTTTCTAgtgtattttaatctttttttttttttttaaagattttatttatttatttgacagagacacagtgagagaaggaacacaagcagggggagtgggagagggagaagcaggcttcccgctgagcagggagcccaacgtggggctcgatcccaggaccccgggatcatgacctgagccgaaggcagatagatgctcaatgactgagccacccaggcgcccctctagtgtattttagattatatcatttcatctataaatatgtcagtatgtatatataaaagataGGGACTCTTAACGCAACCAAAATATACTCATCACACTTAAAAAATGAGCAGTAGTTCCTTAATATCAATTTTGTGAGAAGTTTTTAATACTCTGTAATTTAGTTATGTACTTTCAGTCTAAgttgctattttatttactttcactgtttgtatccttcaggtacttttaaactttttcctttcaCACTTAGCATACATTTTCCCCCATAGAGGTGTGATGAAACCAAAATGATGGTTTTTGCTTCGGATACCTTAGCTTGTgttttcttaaaatcaaaatgagaagCTTGAATAAATGGCTGTGTTATCTTCATTTTCACATCTGAAAAATGATTCAGGTGTATATTACTGAGTTTTGCTACATTAGAATGGAGAGCCATTTATACCTTTATTGTGATAGCAAAATCACGCACGTCCCAGTGTCTGATCAAAGTGATTCttcttttcaagtgcttttcTAAAGATATCTTGTCTGACTTTAATGCTTTTGTTTCACATAGGTCTCTAAATAATAGAAGATGGCAAAGCCCAGCCACAGCAGCTACGTCCTCCAGCAGCTGAACAACCAGAGGGAGTGGGGTTTTCTCTGTGACTGTTGCATTGCCATCGACGACATTTACTTTCAAGCGCACAAAGCCGTTCTGGCTGCCTGTAGCTCCTACTTTAGAATGTTTTTCATGAACCATCAGCACAGCACCGCACAACTGAATCTCAGCAACATGAAAATCAGTGCCGAGTGTTTTGATCTCATTTTGCAGTTTATGTACTTAGGAAAGATTATGACTGCACCCTCCAGTTTTGAGCAGTTTAAAGTGGCGATGAACTACCTGCAGCTGTACAACGTTCCTGACTGCTTAGAAGACATTCAGGATGCAGACTGTTCTAGTTCAAAATGTTCATCTTCTGCTTCCAGCAAACAGAACAGCAAAATGATATTTGGAGTAAGAATGTATGAAGACACAGTGGCTAGAAATGGCAGTGAAGCCAACAGGTGGTGTGCAGAGCCAAGTTCAACAGTAAATACACCACACAATAGAGAGCCTGATGAAGAGTCTTTACAGTTAGGCAATTTTCCCGAACCACTATTTGATGTATGTAAAAAAAGTTCTGTGTCCAAATTATCAGCTCCAAAAGAACGCGTGTCACGGCGCTTTGGACGGAGTTTTACCTGTGATAGTTGTGGATTTGGCTTTAGCTGTGAAAAATTGTTAGATGAGCATGTACTAACCTGTACTAACAGACATTCGTACCAAAACACAAGATCCTATCACAGAATAGTGGATATTAGAGATGGAAAAGATGGTACTATCAAAGCCGAATTTGGTGAAAAGGAATCTTCTAAAGCATTTTCCACACAGACAGACAAATACAGAGGAGACACCAGCCAGGCTGCTGATGATTCGACTTCAACCACCGGAAGCCGAAAAAGTAGCACAGTGGAGTCTGAACTAGCCAACGAGGAAAAAAGCAGAGCTGCTGAGAGGAAAAGAATCATTATCAAGATGGAGCCGGAAGATATTCCCACAGATGAACTGAAAGACTTTAACATCATTAAAGTGACTGATAAAGACTGTAATGAGTCCACTGACAACGACGAATTAGAAGATGAACCTGAAGAGCCATTTTATAGATACTATGTTGAAGAAGATATCGGTATTAAGAAGAGTGGTAGGAAAACTCTAAAACCTCGGATGTCGATAAATGCTGATGAAAGGGGTGGTTTAGAAAATATAAGGCCCCCTAACAACAGCAGTCCAGTACAGGAGGATCCCGAAAATGCATCCTGTGAGCTCTGCGGACTCACAATAACAGAGGAGGACCTGTCATCTCATTACTTAGCCAAACACATCGAAAATATCTGTGCATGTGGGAAATGTGGACAGATCCTCGTTAAGGGGAGGCAGCTTCAGGAACATGCTCAAAGATGTGGGGAACCCCAGGATCTGACAATGAACGGGTTAGGAAATACGGAGGAGAAGATGGACATGGAAGAGAATCCTGACGAGCAGTCAGAAATAAGAGATATGTTTGTGGAAATGTTGGATGATTTTAGGGACAATCATTTCCAGATAAACAGTATCCAAAAAAAGCAGTTATTTAAACATTCTGCCTGTCCTTTTCGATGTCCTAATTGTGGCCAGCGTTTTGAAACCGAAAATCTAGTGGTTGAACATATGTCTAGCTGCCTAGACCAGGATGTGTTTAAGAGTGCCatcatggaagaaaatgaaagagatcacAGACGAAAGCATTTTTGTAATCTCTGTGGAAAAGGATTTTATCAGCGGTGTCACTTAAGAGAACACTATACTGTTCATACTAAGGAAAAACAGTTTGTTTGTCAGACATGTGGAAAGCAGTTTTTAAGAGAACGTCAGTTGCGACTGCACAATGATATGCACAAAGGCATGGCCAGGTATGTCTGTTCCATTTGTGATCAAGGAAACTTCAGAAAACATGACCATGTACGGCATATGATTTCTCATTTATCTGCTGGTGAGACTATATGCCAGGTCTGCTTTCAGATATTCCCAAATAATGAACAGTTGGAACAGCACATGGATGTTCATCTGTATACATGTGGAATATGTGGAGCAAAGTTTAATTTGAGGAAAGATATGAGATCACATTATAATGCCAAGCATTTGAAAAGAACATAAGTGATTTTCTACTGTACTAATGTTTAGTTGATAGCAGACAAAACACCAAAGCAAAGGATATGAGCTATTTAGAAATTGATCTTATAAG
Encoded proteins:
- the ZBTB1 gene encoding zinc finger and BTB domain-containing protein 1 isoform X2, which codes for MAKPSHSSYVLQQLNNQREWGFLCDCCIAIDDIYFQAHKAVLAACSSYFRMFFMNHQHSTAQLNLSNMKISAECFDLILQFMYLGKIMTAPSSFEQFKVAMNYLQLYNVPDCLEDIQDADCSSSKCSSSASSKQNSKMIFGVRMYEDTVARNGSEANRWCAEPSSTVNTPHNREPDEESLQLGNFPEPLFDVCKKSSVSKLSAPKERVSRRFGRSFTCDSCGFGFSCEKLLDEHVLTCTNRHSYQNTRSYHRIVDIRDGKDGTIKAEFGEKESSKAFSTQTDKYRGDTSQAADDSTSTTGSRKSSTVESELANEEKSRAAERKRIIIKMEPEDIPTDELKDFNIIKVTDKDCNESTDNDELEDEPEEPFYRYYVEEDIGIKKSGRKTLKPRMSINADERGGLENIRPPNNSSPVQEDPENASCELCGLTITEEDLSSHYLAKHIENICACGKCGQILVKGRQLQEHAQRCGEPQDLTMNGLGNTEEKMDMEENPDEQSEIRDMFVEMLDDFRDNHFQINSIQKKQLFKHSACPFRCPNCGQRFETENLVVEHMSSCLDQDVFKSAIMEENERDHRRKHFCNLCGKGFYQRCHLREHYTVHTKEKQFVCQTCGKQFLRERQLRLHNDMHKGMASGEIGPSKPLEK
- the ZBTB1 gene encoding zinc finger and BTB domain-containing protein 1 isoform X1, which codes for MAKPSHSSYVLQQLNNQREWGFLCDCCIAIDDIYFQAHKAVLAACSSYFRMFFMNHQHSTAQLNLSNMKISAECFDLILQFMYLGKIMTAPSSFEQFKVAMNYLQLYNVPDCLEDIQDADCSSSKCSSSASSKQNSKMIFGVRMYEDTVARNGSEANRWCAEPSSTVNTPHNREPDEESLQLGNFPEPLFDVCKKSSVSKLSAPKERVSRRFGRSFTCDSCGFGFSCEKLLDEHVLTCTNRHSYQNTRSYHRIVDIRDGKDGTIKAEFGEKESSKAFSTQTDKYRGDTSQAADDSTSTTGSRKSSTVESELANEEKSRAAERKRIIIKMEPEDIPTDELKDFNIIKVTDKDCNESTDNDELEDEPEEPFYRYYVEEDIGIKKSGRKTLKPRMSINADERGGLENIRPPNNSSPVQEDPENASCELCGLTITEEDLSSHYLAKHIENICACGKCGQILVKGRQLQEHAQRCGEPQDLTMNGLGNTEEKMDMEENPDEQSEIRDMFVEMLDDFRDNHFQINSIQKKQLFKHSACPFRCPNCGQRFETENLVVEHMSSCLDQDVFKSAIMEENERDHRRKHFCNLCGKGFYQRCHLREHYTVHTKEKQFVCQTCGKQFLRERQLRLHNDMHKGMARYVCSICDQGNFRKHDHVRHMISHLSAGETICQVCFQIFPNNEQLEQHMDVHLYTCGICGAKFNLRKDMRSHYNAKHLKRT